DNA sequence from the Pedobacter sp. W3I1 genome:
TATGCTGCTGCATTTGATGCAAACGGTGGTGTTTTTGAACCATTATTTAATGCCGAAGACGCTATTATTTCTGATGAGTTAAATCACGCATCAATTATCGATGGTGTTAGATTGTGTAAAGCCCAACGTTTCCGGTATAAAAATGCAGATATGGAAGATTTGGAAAAACAATTAATCGCTGCCAAAGATTGCAGACATAGGATTATTGTTACCGATGGTGCTTTCTCTATGGACGGATCAGTTGCTCCATTAGATAAAATTGCAGATCTGGCTGATAAATATGAGGCATTGATTATGATCGATGAATCGCACTGTACAGGTTTTATTGGTAAAAATGGTCGCGGAACACACGAACATTTCAACGTAATAGATCGTATCGATATCATTACCGGTACTTTAGGTAAAGCTTTAGGTGGTGCATCTGGTGGTTTTACTTCAGGTAAAAAAGAAATTGTCGATATGCTCCGTCAACGTTCACGTCCTTATTTGTTCTCTAATACCTTAGCGCCAGCAATTGCAGGTGCATCTATTGCAGTATTAGATATGTTAAGCGAAACCACATCATTAAGAGATAAGTTAGAAAATAATACGAAGTATTTCCGTGAAAAAATGACCGAGGCTGGTTTTGATATTAAACCAGGTTTTCATCCAATTGTTCCGGTAATGTTGTACGATGCCAAAATTGCACAACAATTTGCTGCTAAAATGTTAGAAGAGGGTATTTATGTAATCGGGTTCTTTTATCCGGTTGTACCACAGGGCAAAGCGAGAATCCGTGTACAGTTATCAGCCGGACATGAGCAACATCATTTAGATAAAGCGATTGCTGCATTTACTAAAGTAGGTAAAGAATTGGGTGTAATTTAAAACCTATAGATTTACGATTACTACAAAAGCCGCTTTAAGCGGCTTTTGTAGTTTATGGGTTCATTTTCTTTTATAATGGTATTGTAAACAGATTATTTGAACTCACCAACCCTAAAATTATTGGATAATTTGCCGTATATTTGAAGCCATGTTACAGGATAAAATAACACAATATACCGATAAAATTAATGCTTTCGTAACTGAAAAAGCAGACGAATTAGAGCAATTCCGCATCAAATATTTAGGAAGCAAAGGCATCATTAAAGAGATTTTCGATGAATTCAAATCTGTTTCTGTTGAAGAAAAAAGATCATTAGGTAAAGTTTTAAATGAGTTTAAACAACTTGCCGAATCAAAATACCTCACCTTAAAAGAATCTACAGAAAGTGCTGAGGTGAAAAGTGAAAATTTGCAAGAAGATTTAACTTTACCAGGCGAAGGTTTTGAGATTGGTTCACGCCATCCTTTAGCTTTAGTGCGTAGAGAAATTGTAGAGATTTTTGCTAAACTTGGTTTTACAGTAGCAGAAGGTCCTGAAATTGAAGATGATTGGCATAACTTCTCGGCACTGAACTTCCCTGAAGAGCATCCGGCAAGAGATATGCAAGATACTTTCTTCATCAAAAAAGGTGGTGAGAAAGGCGATATTGCCTTACGTACGCATACTTCTTCAGTACAGGTGCGCATGATGGAGCAAGGCCAGCCACCATTCAGAGCAATTATGCCAGGCCGCGTTTATCGTAATGAGGCCATTTCTGCCCGCGCACACTGCTTTTTTCATCAGGTGGAAGGTTTGTATGTTGACGAAAATGTTTCATTTGCCGATTTAAAGCAAACCTTGTTTTATTTCGTTCAGGAATTATACGGAGAAGGTACCAAAGTGCGTTTCCGTCCATCATATTTTCCTTTTACAGAGCCATCTGCAGAGATGGATATTTCTTGTACCATTTGTAAAGGAGCAGGCTGCCAATTCTGTAAATACAGTGGTTGGGTAGAAATTTTAGGTTGTGGTATGGTAGATCCCAATGTTTTGGAAAATTGCGGTATCGATTCGAAAAAATATAGTGGTTTTGCATTTGGAATGGGAATAGAACGTATTACCAATCTAAAATATGAAATTAAAGATTTGCGCTTATTCTCTGAGAATGATGCGCGTTTCTTAAAGCAATTTAAATCTGCTTTAATCTAATGATGAAATATCTATACAGCATATTGTTTGTACTCCTAATTGCCACAGGTTGCGGTAAAGATGAAGGTTACATACCTGATGTGCCTGTAAATTATAATGTAACGATAACCGAATTTAGCCTTAAATCGGTAAATAACGTATTGGTAGTCTCGAATAATGGGGTAGGTGGACTATTAATTGTAAAAACGCCACTTGGAGGATATGTCGCCTTCGATCGCTGTAGTACCGTAAACCCGGAGAAAATCTGCAAGGTAGCACCCGATGACAGTGGCGTAACGGCAACCGATCCTTGTTCGGGAGCTAAATTTTCACTGCTTGATGGCAGCCCACAAAAAGCACCTGCAGAAAGAAGCTTAAAAGCATACAATGTTTCTTTGCAAGGCAACACACTAATACACGTAAGCAATTAAAATGGAAGCTGAAAAAATAAAAGAAACAGTAAAAAAGGCTGCCAAAGAACTATTTAGAAAATACGGTTACCATAAAACCAGTGTAAATGAAATTGCTAAAAAGGCACGTATAGCTAAAGCAACTATTTACAAATATTTTGAGAGTAAGGAGCAGGTGCTGGATAGTATCCTGATGGATTACCTGGATCAGAATCTTCACGAAATCCTGCATAATAAATTAAGCTACGCATCAGAAGAAGAACATTTAAAAGCCTTGGTAATGAAAACCAGTCGTTTATCTTTCACGGCCTGTAACGAGTTTATCGGTTGGGATTTTGTTCGCGAAAATGCAAACTCACAGGAATTTTTAAAACATTTATCAGATCAGCTTGAAGCCTTATTATTGGCCGCATACCTGCAATTGGATAACTTTAAAAATAACCCTGCAAGAAGAGAAGGACTGGCCTTTTTGCTAAAAGCGAGTAAAAGTATTGTGTTTTCTTTTGCATTTACTTCTGTTAGTGATTCTGACGTTCGTAAGAACTTTGTAAGTTTCCAGAAAGAAATACTGCCATTCCTGGTAAAAGCAGCGCTTTAAATTTACTTACTGGCGTCACCCTGAATTCATTTCAGGGTCTATTTGCATAATAGATACTGAACTAAATTCAGTATGACGATCGCGTTGGTGAAATAGCTGAAAACAGATCATTAAATTAATAAATTAGCTGATTTATTGATTATAATAATCTTTCACCTTAAATTTTTGTACGGTTCTTTTTATTTTTCCATCAACAAGTTTTTGAGTAATCACCGTAACGTTATCGGCGATGCTCGAATCTTCAATTACGGATGAGTCTTCGTATAGTACGTTTTTAGCGTCAAATTTATAGTTAATGGTTTTATCAAAACAACATCCATCTTTTTGATGAATAGCAATTTGCCTTGTCTTTTTATCAATATCAAACATGCCCAGGTTTTCGCTGGCCATTTTGGTAAGTTCCCTGCTCAGTAGAAATTTGTTTTCTTTTGATGCTAAATAAACCTCGTATGATGGGCTGGCATATGCGCCATTATTGCCGTTTCTGATGGCAAGATCTTCAAAGCCGTCAAAATTAAAATCGCCAAAAATTAAAGGTGTTTGATATTTGCCGAGTTCCAGCCATCCAAGTTTAGCATTTTGAGATTCAGTTAAGCCAAAATCGAAATCTTCAGAGTGGAAGGTGTCTACTTCTCTGTCTGTGGCCTTATCATAAATAATAATAGTGGCTTTTCCGCTACAAGCATTACCCTCACATTTATCGACAAAAATTTTGGCCTTGTACTGGTTAGAGCTGTTATTGGCTAAGAATTTAAACTGTGCTTTTGAAGTATTGGTAACAAGTAAAATACTACAAAAGATGATCAAACTTTTCATTAAATATTTTTCGGTAAAATTACACCAATATCATCCACCGAAAAGTTAAAAAAAGTTAACGTTTTCTTTTACGTGTTTTGATATAGCTTTGTACCGCAGATTTTGTAGTGAGCCAATCTCTGCCCTCTTTATAGGCATCTATTTTGCCCTGCCTGGCCAATAGGCTCACATATTCTTGGCCATAAGGAACATCAGGCTCAGAAACAATATGCGATATTAGTTCGTAATCTCCGTAGGTGTTTCCTGGCAATGCATTTATATAGATGTTTAACGAACGTTCCAGGGCCTGCATCATTAACAAACAAAGCTTATGGTAATTACCCTTATTGGCTTGATTAAGTGCCTCGTAGTATTTCTTTCTGTCGTTTTTGAGGATAATAGCAGGAGGGAAGCCATTTCGCATGAGTAGTAAATTCATGGCAAGCCTTACAGTACGACCATTCCCATCAAAAAAAGGATGGATCCAAACGAGTTTATGATGGAAAATAGTAGACAATACAATATCATTTAATCCCAAAGGATTATCATTAACAAAAGTGATTTAATTGATCTAATAAATCAGAAACCTTGCTGGCATTCGGTGGTGTAAAATTCGCACCCACAATGCGCACACCGCCGTTTCTTAAACGGCCTGCGTAGTCATCTTCTATACTTCTGAGCACTAAGCCATGAAGCGATAGGATATCAATGCTTCTTAAGCTATAATTCTTATTGACTAAGGTATAGAGGTAATCAATAGCTTTTTCGTGGTTATAAGCTTCAAAATGTTCTCGTAACGATTTGCCTTTAACGGTCATACCCTCCTGTAAAACCATCTGGGTTTCTTTCAGGCTTAAGGTGTTCCCTTCTATGCTATTGGAATTGTAAGTCCATTCTAAGGTGAGATCTTCTTTGATACGGTGTAGCGCGCTATTAGGCAATGGCCTTGAGGTTTCCAGCCTAGCCTTTTTTTCGTACAACCTATCTATTTGAGGTAGTAGTTCTTCTAAATCGCTTAAATCGAATTCCCACATACCCAAATATAATAATTATCGGTTGGATTTGAAAATTTACTTATCCGATATTAAAGATTTTTATCCAAAAAAAAATGATAACACGTACGTTATCATTTCAAAATGCTTTTAAGAGTGCTTATTCCCATTTAAATACTTTTACCGCAACGGCATAAATACCAATGCCCCAAAGTAATAGGATCATAATCTGGAATTTAACGTCCCACAAACCTAACCCTTCAAAAGCTACTTTGCGCATGGCATCGTTTAAATAAGTGAGTGGTAAGGCTCTGCTAATCGGCTGTAACCAACCTGGGAAAGCCTCAATAGAAAAGAATGTTCCCGATAATAAAAACTGTGGCAGGGTAATTATGTTTGATATTGGAGGTACCATACTTTCACTTTTGGCAATGCCCGAAATAATAAAGCCAAAGCCCATAAACACAATAACACCAAGTGTGGCCAGTATAAGCATATTGACGACCGTGAGTGCGCCATGTACAAGGGTAAAGCCAAAAAAGAAATGGCCAATTAAAATGATAAATAATGCGCCAATTAAGGCAAAGCCAATACGGGCGATCCCTTCGCCAATCACAATGCTCGAACGCCTTACGGGTGTTGCAAAAAAGCGTTTAATTACCAGGGTTTGGCGAAGACTTAAAAATACGAATGCTGTTCCGAAAACACCTGTGCTTAATAGCGAAAAGCCCAATTGGCCTGGAAGGATAAAATCAATCGTTTTATATTCGCGACCTGTAACGGTGCTTTCTTTTATTTCTGCTACAGTGGGCTTTAAGGTTTTATCGTAAAAAATATTATTTAAAACTGATTTTAAAATCCCGCCTTTATCTCTCGATGCGGAGGTGTAAACAACATTAACCGAATAAGCAGTAGAATTTACCTTCCTGTGTACATCAATCATGGCATCAACATTCCCTTTTTCCAGTAGCTTATCAAACTCAGCTTTTGATTTATCTTTTACCAGGCGGATCATTCCTGTTTTTCCCAGCATACCCATTACTGGGTTGTTAACGTCTGATCCTGGTGTAACACCAACATCGATATGGGTGCCACCGCCGCCTAAAAATCCGAAGACTAAAATAAATATCAAAGGAAAAGCAAGGGTAAATACCACCGCCGAAGGGCTCCGCATAATCGACCGGAAACTCGCTTTGGCAAGGGCTAGTGTTGCTTTAAGGTTATTATAGCCCCCAGCCCCTGAAGGGGAGTTTGAATTTCTTTCGTGTATATCTTTTTGCATATTAGTTCAGCTAGATTTTGTTTTTAAAAATGTATTAGGTACTAGGTTTTAAGTTCCCCTTCAGGGGGCTAGGGGGTGAATTATTCTCGCCACTCCTGGCCCGTCAGGTTAATGAAAACATCTTCCAGGTTGGCTTTTTTAACTTCCTTTTTACGCTCAAAACCGCTGCTTACTAATTTATCGATTAAATTATCCGGAGTATCTAAAGCGATAATCTGACCACGCTCTACAAAGGCAACACGATCACAAAGCTGTTCGGCCTCATCCATGTAGTGTGTAGTAATTACAACCGTTGTTCCTGCATTACGGATTTCGGTAATCAAATCCCACAAGTTCCGTCTTGCCTGCGGATCCAGCCCTGTAGTGGGTTCATCAAGGAATATAATTTTTGGTTGATTGATTAGTGTTGTTGCGATGGAAAAACGCTGCTTTTGGCCTCCAGAAAGTGCTTTATATTTTGCCTTGGCTTTATCCTGAAGGTTTACTTTCTCCAGCATTTCCATCGGTTTAATGTTGGCGCCGTACAAGCCAGCAAAAAGTTCGATCAGTTCAATCAGATTAAGATTTGGATAATAACCGGCTGCCTGTAGTTGTACGCCAATAATTTGTTTAATCTCCTGCGGTTGTTTGTCGACAGAAAAACCATCAACAATAATTTCGCCTGATGTTTTATCCCTTAAGGTTTCTATTATTTCGAGTGTAGTGGTTTTTCCTGCTCCGTTTGGACCAAGCAAACCAAAAATTTCATTTTCATAAACTTCAAAACTCAGACCTTGAACGGCCACGAAATCATCATACTTTTTTACCAGGTTTTTAACGCTGATAATGGCTTTCTTTGTTTCCATATTGCGAATGTAAGGAGCTTTAAATGAATAGAAAATGAATTTTAACCCGGGAAGCAGAAAATGTCGGTAAAATGATGTTTGTGGTAGGTAAAATTATTAATTGGCGTTTTTTCGCGTTAAAATAATTACATCCCGATCTATCGAATCTATTTTATAGGTGTTTTTGGTATTGTTATAAGCGCTGTAAAAAATAATTTTATCTTTTAAAAAGCTAAATGTTCCTTTTGTATTCAAACTATCGCCCGGAATAACGTACGATTCTCTATAAGTTCGATCATATTCCATCCTGTGTTTCCAGGGATTTTGGTATTCACGTACCTTTTTTCCTGTGTAAGTGCCGTTAAGGTTAAGTGATACGGAATAAGTGGTTTTTAAATCATAAGACTCGGCACTCCATGCGCTATCTGGTTTCTTTGTTGTATTAAATTTATAGATTAATCCATATTGCATTTTTTCTATAAACCTGCTGTTGTTGGTTACTGCATTTTGAAGTCTAAAATTGGCATTGGTTCCGTATAGCGTATCTAAATTTTTATTCGCGGCAAATTTCCATTTAGTATAAATGTAATCTTCAATTTTAAGTACCTCGTTTACCTTTTTTAGATAGACGGTATCAATACTAACCGATGCACCTTTTCTCTGTCCGCCGCCAAATGGGTTGTGGCCTTCTATATTGTAGCTTAAATAACCATTTTTTTTAATTTTTTCAGAAAAATGGAGCGGTGGGGCTTCCATCATGAAAATTTCGGTGATGAAAAATTTATTGTACCGGATTTCTTTGAGATAAAATTTACCATTTGCATCAGTAATAGTTTCGCCCACTTTACAGCCTGCAATAGGCTTGTTCTCATAATCTAGTATGGTGCCTGAAATTGCCGGCCTCGACAATCTAGAGATGCAAGAACTAAACAAGACTATCGCAATAGCAATAAATGCAAGAAAAAGGTTTTTGAACATCTCCTAACTTAAATAAAAAAACACTGCCAATAAATATGAGCAGTGTTTAATGCTTTACAGAAATAATGCTGTTTTACCAGGTTAATTCACCTTTCATTACTTCAACAAAATCATCGAATAAATAACGTGAATCGTGTGGACCTGGAGAAGACTCTGGGTGATATTGCACTGAAAATGCCTTTTTACCTTTAACACGAATACCTTCGATTGATTTATCGTTTAAGTTTAAGTGTGTAATCTCCACTTTATCAGAGTTTCTAACCTCATCAGGAATTACACCAAAACCGTGGTTTTGAGAAGTAACCTCGCAATGGTTTTTAATAATATTTTTAACCGGATGGTTTAACCCACGGTGACCGTTAAACATTTTCATTGTTCCGATGCCATTAGCTTCAGCCAATAACTGGTGGCCTAAACAAATCCCGAACATAGGTTTATTTACCGCTAAAATTTCTTTGATGGTTTCTACAGCATAAGGCATAACCGATGGATCGCCAGGGCCGTTAGATATGAAATAACCATCAGGACTAAATTTTTCCATTTCAGCAAAGGTGGTTTTGGCAGGGAAAACCTGAACGTAGATATCGCGGTTTTCGAAACTGCGCAAAATGTTTTTCTTAATACCTAAATCTAAAGCTGCAACTTTTAAGCTTGCTTCAGGGTTACCGTAAAAATATGGTTCGGTTGTACTTACTTTAGAAGAAAGCTCTAAACCTTCCATTGAAGGTACTTCAGCTAATTTTTGTTTTAACTCTTCTAAATCCGTAATTTCAGAAGAAATAATCGCATTCATTGCGCCTTTATCTCTGATGTGGCGAACCAATGCACGTGTATCGATATCAGAAATGGCAACCAGGTTATCATTCTGGAAATAATCCTGAATAGATTCTGTCGCTTCTTTACGGCTATAAACAATGTTGTAGTTTTTGCAGACTAAACCGGCGATTTTGATCGAACCTGATTCGATTTCATCTTTGTGGATACCGTAATTACCAATATGTGCATTGGTGGTAACCATTATCTGTCCAAAATAACTTGGGTCAGTAAAAATTTCCTGGTAACCTGTCATCCCGGTATTAAAACAAATTTCGCCAGTAGTAGTGCCAATTTTTCCGGCCGCTTTGCCGTAAAAAACTGTGCCATCGGCCAGTAATAAAATCGCAGGTAACTTGGTGTAGTTAGTCATGGTAATTACAATATGGATTTTGATTTAAAAAAGAGTTGAAAAAAGAATGGCTTTCGGCATTAGAGCCGTTTTTGCAGGGTGCAAAAAAAGATGAATATATCCCTTCCATTTCGGGGTACAAAGATAGAGCTTTAGATTGGGAATGTAAAGAGAAAAGTGAAATAAGGTAAAAGGTTTGGGGTGTAGGGCATAAGGTTGCTCAACCCTAAACCTTATGCCTCAAACCTTATACCTTTTTAAAGAAAAAACAATACTTTTGACAACACAAAACAAATCCTATGTCGGTACATAAAGAAATCAAACGCGTCACCACACACATTTTACAGGAAATGAAACAACGTGGTGAAAAAATATCGATGTTAACGGCCTATGATTATTCGATGGCAACCATACTAGATGATGCAGGATTAGATGTTTTACTTGTTGGCGATTCTGCTTCGAATGTAATGGCGGGTCATGAAACGACTTT
Encoded proteins:
- the kbl gene encoding glycine C-acetyltransferase, which encodes MYKTLQPVLQKELEEIENAGLFKRERIIITPQGADIKVSGGAEVVNFCANNYLGLSSHPKVIEAAKKAIDDHGYGMSSVRFICGTQDVHKELEAKISKFLGTEDTILYAAAFDANGGVFEPLFNAEDAIISDELNHASIIDGVRLCKAQRFRYKNADMEDLEKQLIAAKDCRHRIIVTDGAFSMDGSVAPLDKIADLADKYEALIMIDESHCTGFIGKNGRGTHEHFNVIDRIDIITGTLGKALGGASGGFTSGKKEIVDMLRQRSRPYLFSNTLAPAIAGASIAVLDMLSETTSLRDKLENNTKYFREKMTEAGFDIKPGFHPIVPVMLYDAKIAQQFAAKMLEEGIYVIGFFYPVVPQGKARIRVQLSAGHEQHHLDKAIAAFTKVGKELGVI
- the pheS gene encoding phenylalanine--tRNA ligase subunit alpha, which produces MLQDKITQYTDKINAFVTEKADELEQFRIKYLGSKGIIKEIFDEFKSVSVEEKRSLGKVLNEFKQLAESKYLTLKESTESAEVKSENLQEDLTLPGEGFEIGSRHPLALVRREIVEIFAKLGFTVAEGPEIEDDWHNFSALNFPEEHPARDMQDTFFIKKGGEKGDIALRTHTSSVQVRMMEQGQPPFRAIMPGRVYRNEAISARAHCFFHQVEGLYVDENVSFADLKQTLFYFVQELYGEGTKVRFRPSYFPFTEPSAEMDISCTICKGAGCQFCKYSGWVEILGCGMVDPNVLENCGIDSKKYSGFAFGMGIERITNLKYEIKDLRLFSENDARFLKQFKSALI
- a CDS encoding TetR/AcrR family transcriptional regulator, yielding MEAEKIKETVKKAAKELFRKYGYHKTSVNEIAKKARIAKATIYKYFESKEQVLDSILMDYLDQNLHEILHNKLSYASEEEHLKALVMKTSRLSFTACNEFIGWDFVRENANSQEFLKHLSDQLEALLLAAYLQLDNFKNNPARREGLAFLLKASKSIVFSFAFTSVSDSDVRKNFVSFQKEILPFLVKAAL
- a CDS encoding Fic family protein; this translates as MSTIFHHKLVWIHPFFDGNGRTVRLAMNLLLMRNGFPPAIILKNDRKKYYEALNQANKGNYHKLCLLMMQALERSLNIYINALPGNTYGDYELISHIVSEPDVPYGQEYVSLLARQGKIDAYKEGRDWLTTKSAVQSYIKTRKRKR
- a CDS encoding Fic family protein — its product is MWEFDLSDLEELLPQIDRLYEKKARLETSRPLPNSALHRIKEDLTLEWTYNSNSIEGNTLSLKETQMVLQEGMTVKGKSLREHFEAYNHEKAIDYLYTLVNKNYSLRSIDILSLHGLVLRSIEDDYAGRLRNGGVRIVGANFTPPNASKVSDLLDQLNHFC
- a CDS encoding ABC transporter permease, whose protein sequence is MQKDIHERNSNSPSGAGGYNNLKATLALAKASFRSIMRSPSAVVFTLAFPLIFILVFGFLGGGGTHIDVGVTPGSDVNNPVMGMLGKTGMIRLVKDKSKAEFDKLLEKGNVDAMIDVHRKVNSTAYSVNVVYTSASRDKGGILKSVLNNIFYDKTLKPTVAEIKESTVTGREYKTIDFILPGQLGFSLLSTGVFGTAFVFLSLRQTLVIKRFFATPVRRSSIVIGEGIARIGFALIGALFIILIGHFFFGFTLVHGALTVVNMLILATLGVIVFMGFGFIISGIAKSESMVPPISNIITLPQFLLSGTFFSIEAFPGWLQPISRALPLTYLNDAMRKVAFEGLGLWDVKFQIMILLLWGIGIYAVAVKVFKWE
- a CDS encoding ABC transporter ATP-binding protein; translated protein: METKKAIISVKNLVKKYDDFVAVQGLSFEVYENEIFGLLGPNGAGKTTTLEIIETLRDKTSGEIIVDGFSVDKQPQEIKQIIGVQLQAAGYYPNLNLIELIELFAGLYGANIKPMEMLEKVNLQDKAKAKYKALSGGQKQRFSIATTLINQPKIIFLDEPTTGLDPQARRNLWDLITEIRNAGTTVVITTHYMDEAEQLCDRVAFVERGQIIALDTPDNLIDKLVSSGFERKKEVKKANLEDVFINLTGQEWRE
- the carA gene encoding glutamine-hydrolyzing carbamoyl-phosphate synthase small subunit, which translates into the protein MTNYTKLPAILLLADGTVFYGKAAGKIGTTTGEICFNTGMTGYQEIFTDPSYFGQIMVTTNAHIGNYGIHKDEIESGSIKIAGLVCKNYNIVYSRKEATESIQDYFQNDNLVAISDIDTRALVRHIRDKGAMNAIISSEITDLEELKQKLAEVPSMEGLELSSKVSTTEPYFYGNPEASLKVAALDLGIKKNILRSFENRDIYVQVFPAKTTFAEMEKFSPDGYFISNGPGDPSVMPYAVETIKEILAVNKPMFGICLGHQLLAEANGIGTMKMFNGHRGLNHPVKNIIKNHCEVTSQNHGFGVIPDEVRNSDKVEITHLNLNDKSIEGIRVKGKKAFSVQYHPESSPGPHDSRYLFDDFVEVMKGELTW